The nucleotide window GGCGGGCTGCGCGTCGAGGTCGCCCCGGCCGGTGTCGGGACCGGCGTGGCGGACGACGCCGACAGCGCCACGGCCCTGCGGCTGGCCCTGCTGGCCCGCCCCCGCGGACAGACCCTGCGCCTGGGCGCGGCCGACCTCACGGACGCCGGGAACCAGCTGAAGCACTGGCGGAGCGCCGTCGCCGCCTGGGCCACCCGCCCCTCGGGACCCATCCCCGACCCCGTACGGGACCAGCTGCGCGCCGCCTGGGAGGACGACCTGGACGTGCCCGCCGTGCTCGACGTGCTGCGGAAGGTGGAGACCTCGGGGACCGTTCCGGACGGGGCCCGCTTCGAGACGTACGCCTACGCGGACCGGCTCCTGGGTCTCGAACTCACCCGGGACATCGGCCGCGGGGCCCCGGCGTGATCGCGCGTGCCGCGGCGGGTCCGCTGCGCCGGCTCGTCGTGCTGCGGCACGCCAAGTCCGCCTGGCCGGACGGCGTCCCGGACCACGAGCGGCCCCTCGCGCCACGTGGCCGCCGGGACGCGCCGGCCGCCGGACGCGCCCTCGCCGACGCCGACTGCCTGCCGGACCTCGCGCTCTGCTCGACCGCCGTACGGGCCCGGCGGACCTGGGAACTGGCCGCCGCCGAGTGGGGCACGCCCCCGCCGGTGCGTCACGACCCGGGGCTGTACGCGGCGACCGTGCCCGAGTTGCTGGAGGCCGTGCGCGACGTCCCCGCGGAGGTCGGGACCCTGCTGCTGATCGGCCACAACCCCGGCCTGGAGGAGCTGGTCCTCACCCTGGCGGGGGACGGCCTGGGCGACGCGCTGGACGACGTCCGCGTGAAGTTCCCCACCTCGGCGATCGCGGTCCTCGCCTGGCACGGCGGCGACTGGACGGCGCTCGGCCCCCGCGCGGCACTCCTCACGGACATGATCGTGCCGCGCGGGAAGAAGCCGAGCCGGAAGAAGCCCGGCGGGGAGAGCCCCGGACCCGGACCCGGACCCGGGGAGAGCCCCGGACCCGGATAGGGGGTCCCGCTGGACCGCCGGCGGTCGCACACCTGTGCGCGGCACGCATACGCTGGGCCGATGCAGGACGAGTACCGCACCGTGGCCCGCGCAGGGGTGCACGAGACCGAGATCAACCGTTCCCGTTTCCGCTGCGCGCTGGCACCGGCGGCCACCGAGCGGGAGGCCCAGGACTTCGTCGCGGCCGTCCGCAGGGAGCACGCGGACGCGACGCACAACTGCTTCGCGTACGTCATCGGCGCCGACGCCGCCGTCCAGCGGGCGAGCGACGACGGCGAACCGGGCGGCACCGCGGGCCTCCCGATGCTCCAGATGCTGCTGCGCCGCGACATGCGCTACGTGGTCGCCGTCGTCACCCGTTACTACGGAGGCGTCAAACTCGGCGCGGGCGGACTCATCCGGGCCTACGGCGGCACGGTGGGGGAGGCCCTGGACAGCCTCGGCACGCTCACCCGCAGACGCTTCCGGCTCGCCACCGTCACCGTCGACCACCAGCGGGCGGGCAAGGTGCAGAACGACCTGCGCTCGACCGGCCGCGAGGTGCGTGACGTGCGCTACGGGGAGGCCGTCACCCTCGAGATCGGCCTGCCGGACGCCGAGGTCGAGGTCTTCAAGGGCTGGCTGGCCGATGTCACGGCAGGGACGGCGGGGTTCGAACTGGGCGGAGAGGCGTACGGGGACGCACAGGCGTACGGGGAGGGCACGGACCGCACATCGGGCCGATACGGGAGTAGCCGCCCGTGATGTCCGACCCGGCCGTTAGTCTCGGGGATCATGAGGCTGCTGCACACTTCCGACTGGCATCTGGGCCGGGCGTTCCATCGCGTGAACATGCTCGGTGCCCAGGCCGAGTTCATCGGTCATCTCGTCACGACCGTGAGCGAGCGCGGTGTGGACGCGGTGGTCGTGTCGGGGGACGTGTACGACCGGGCCGTGCCCCCGCTGGCCGCGGTCGAGCTCTTCGACGACGTGCTGCACCGCCTGGCCGACCTCGGGGTGCCCACGGTGATGATCTCCGGGAACCACGACTCGGCGCGCCGGCTCGGGGTCGGCGCCGGACTCATCGGCCGCGCGGGCATCCACCTGCGGACCGCGCCCGCGGCCTGCGGGACACCGGTGCTGCTGGCGGACTCCTTCGGGGACGTCGCCTTCTACGGACTGCCGTATCTGGAACCGGCGCTGGTGAAGGACGAGTTCGGGGTGGAGAGGGCGGGCCACGAGAGTGTGCTCGCCGCCGCCATGGACCGGGTGCGGGCCGACCTCGCCACGCGCGCGGAGGGCACCCGTTCCGTCGTCCTCGCCCACGCCTTCGTCACGGGCGGTGAGGTCAGCGACAGCGAGCGGGACATCACCGTGGGCGGGGTCGCCGCCGTGCCCGCCGGTGTCTTCGACGGTGCCGACTACGCGGCGCTCGGCCATCTCCACGGCAGCCAGACCATCACCGCGCGGGTGCGCTACTCCGGGTCGCCGCTGCCGTACTCCTTCTCGGAGACCGACCACCGCAAGAGCATGTGGCTGGTCGACCTGGGTGCCGACGGCTCCGTGGAGGCCGAGCGCGTCGACTGCCCCGTACCGCGCGCGCTGGCCCGTATCCGGGGCGGGTTGGAGGAACTGCTCGCCGATCCGGGGCTGACGCGCCACGAGGAGGCCTGGGTGGAGGCGACCCTCACCGACCCGGTGCGTCCCGCCGACCCCATGGCGCGGCTCACCGCGCGGTTCCCGCACACGCTCAGCCTCGTCTTCGCACCGGAGCGGGCACCGGACGACCCCGACGTGTCGTACGCGCGACGGCTCGCGGGCCGCAGCGACCAGCAGATCGCGGAGGACTTCGTGGCCCATGTGCGCGGCGCCGGTCCCGACGAGCGCGAACAGGCCGTGCTGCGGGACGCGTTCGACACCGTCCGCACCGACGACACGGTCCGCGAGGTCGCCCGGTGACGCGGTGGGGCGCGAACCGCCAGGAGGGTCCGGCCCGCTCGGACGGGCCGGTCGGCGAACGGGACTTCGAGGGGGGCCGATGAGGCTGCACCGGTTGTACATCACCGCCTTCGGGCCGTTCGGCGGCGCCCAGGAGGTCGACTTCGACGACCTGTCGGCCGCCGGGCTCTTCCTGCTGCACGGGCCGACCGGCGCCGGCAAGACCTCCGTCCTGGACGCCGTCTGCTTCGCGCTGTACGGCTCGGTGCCGGGCGCCCGGCAGGGCGGTTCGCTGCGCAGCGACCACGCGCCCTCCGGCACCCGCACCGAGGTGAAGCTCGAACTCACCGTGGCCGGCCGCCGCCTGGAGATCACCCGGCAGCCGCCGTGGGAGCGGCCCAAGAAGCGCGGCACGGGCACCACGACGGAGAAGGCGCAGAGCTGGCTGCGCGAGTACCACGCGCCGGGCGGCTCCTGGAAGGACCTCAGCCGCTCCCACCAGGAGATCGGCGAGGAGATCACCCAGCTCCTCGGCATGAGCCGGGAACAGTTCTGCCAGGTGGTCCTGCTGCCGCAGGGCGACTTCGCGCGCTTCCTGCGGGCCGACGCCGAAGCCCGCGGCAGGCTGCTCGGCCGCCTCTTCGACACCCAGCGCTTCGCCGCCGTCGAGCAGCGCCTGGCCGAGCGCAGACGCCTGGCCGAGACGCGAGTACGGGCCGGGGACGCCGAGTTGCTGGCCGACGCGCACCGGATGCAGCAGGCGGCCGGAGACCTCGTCGAGCTGCCGCTGCCCGACCTGACGCCCGGCGACCCGGGGCTCGCCGGGGCCGTGCTGGAATGGGCGGCCGTCGCCAGGAGCACGGCCCGCGAGAGGTACGCGATCGCCCGCTGCGCGCAGACGGCCACCGAGTCCGCGCAGGCCGCCGCGGACCGCGTGCTCGACGAGGTACGCGAAGTGGCCCGGCTGCAGCACCGGTTCGCCGAGGCGCGGGAGCGGGCCGCCCGGCTGGAGGAGCGCGCCGGGGCCCACCGGG belongs to Streptomyces sp. V3I8 and includes:
- a CDS encoding histidine phosphatase family protein, which translates into the protein MIARAAAGPLRRLVVLRHAKSAWPDGVPDHERPLAPRGRRDAPAAGRALADADCLPDLALCSTAVRARRTWELAAAEWGTPPPVRHDPGLYAATVPELLEAVRDVPAEVGTLLLIGHNPGLEELVLTLAGDGLGDALDDVRVKFPTSAIAVLAWHGGDWTALGPRAALLTDMIVPRGKKPSRKKPGGESPGPGPGPGESPGPG
- a CDS encoding YigZ family protein, translated to MQDEYRTVARAGVHETEINRSRFRCALAPAATEREAQDFVAAVRREHADATHNCFAYVIGADAAVQRASDDGEPGGTAGLPMLQMLLRRDMRYVVAVVTRYYGGVKLGAGGLIRAYGGTVGEALDSLGTLTRRRFRLATVTVDHQRAGKVQNDLRSTGREVRDVRYGEAVTLEIGLPDAEVEVFKGWLADVTAGTAGFELGGEAYGDAQAYGEGTDRTSGRYGSSRP
- a CDS encoding exonuclease SbcCD subunit D, giving the protein MRLLHTSDWHLGRAFHRVNMLGAQAEFIGHLVTTVSERGVDAVVVSGDVYDRAVPPLAAVELFDDVLHRLADLGVPTVMISGNHDSARRLGVGAGLIGRAGIHLRTAPAACGTPVLLADSFGDVAFYGLPYLEPALVKDEFGVERAGHESVLAAAMDRVRADLATRAEGTRSVVLAHAFVTGGEVSDSERDITVGGVAAVPAGVFDGADYAALGHLHGSQTITARVRYSGSPLPYSFSETDHRKSMWLVDLGADGSVEAERVDCPVPRALARIRGGLEELLADPGLTRHEEAWVEATLTDPVRPADPMARLTARFPHTLSLVFAPERAPDDPDVSYARRLAGRSDQQIAEDFVAHVRGAGPDEREQAVLRDAFDTVRTDDTVREVAR